Genomic DNA from Hypanus sabinus isolate sHypSab1 chromosome 14, sHypSab1.hap1, whole genome shotgun sequence:
TGAAAAAATATCTGCTTGATATAAAGCAATTATGATTGTTTAAATTAATTATTGTATATCAAGAAATTAGTATTAATATTTTCCAACTGGAAAAATTATGAGTAGCAGCAAAACTCAGATAACTGCCCCTTTCTGCCTTAAGCCACAGATTTTAAGGTTGATATCAGCAACCTCAGTACAAAGCAGCAATTATTTAAACCTACGATAATTTTGACTTGGATAACTTTATGTAGTTATCAGCACAAACTTTCTTGGACGTGACAAGCCACTGGCATTTATTCTTCCTTACTTACAGAGTTAACATTCTTAATGTTCTTAACATTCTGTTAAGAATGTTCTGAATTTAGCCAGTGATTCCCAATGAACCCTACCAATTCTAATTAGATTTACCTGGCCTAATCTCAACAAATCCCTCTCTTTAGGATGATTTGACTGCTTGCTAATCCCTGCCACTAGATTTAACTGGTCATCAAAACTATCAAATTATCTGTTTGTTTGTCAACATTTCTGACATTAACTAACACTTGGAAGCTAAAATTATCTTACTATTCCAAATTATTACAAAAGCAAAACTTCCTAAAAATAccagaaataaacaaacaattgAATATATTAGTTAACTCAATTAATGGTGCATTGGTACAACTAACCTTTTTCCTTCAGCTATTTTCTTCTGTATATATTAGGCTTGTATCCCAGCATAATCACCACAAAGCAGCACGCCTCCATGGCAGTGCTTAAATCCATCATTGGAGCACAATAAAAATGACAGGAACAGCACTTTTCTGTAATTTAGGCCTTCCACCTTGGTTCATGAATGCATTGGAGTTCCAACacaaagtggtgtcacaggtagtcaAGGTGGTGAAGAAGCCCTTTGGCATCCtggcctccatcagtcagggcactgagtctAGTAATTGGATTGACATTTTGCAGTTGTATAATACTTCAGCAGACTATATTTGGAAGCTTGTGTTCAGTTTTACAAAgcaaagatgccattaagctggaaagattgtagaggagatttatgagcgTATTGCTGGGAttcaagggactgagttatgaagaggttgaatagcttaggacttcattcattggagtgtagaagaatgagcgtTGTAGATAGGGTGTTATAGAGTGTGTAAAATCATGAAAGAATTAGATAAGCTAAACTTGTACAGTCTCTTTCACAGGATTGGTGAATTAACAAATAGAGCACATAGGTTTAGGCTGAGAGGAAAGAGGTTTACGAGGAACCTAGGGTGGTGCTATTTTTTAAAAAGACAGAGGGTTGTCCATATACAGAAAGAGgtaccagaggaagtggctgacaTAATAATATTTAAAGTGtttttatggaccaaatgcaggcaaatgtgacaagcttagatgggaatctggGTCGCCATGAATCTTTGGGGGCAAAGGACCAGTACCTATGCTATGTCTAACAGGATTGAAGCATGACGCATATTACACACCTTGGCACTGTAAACAGAGCATACTATTATTGAAACTATTAAGCTCAAATGCAATTTCTTGTTGTTAtatcatttttttaatattttaaacagcATATGCCTCCCAAGATTTGACCACTGCTGCTCAGATGGGGTGCAGGTGCTGTAGAATGATAAAAAGGTGAGTAAAATAGAATTTTGGAGTCAACATACTTAAAAAGGTGTCACATGTATTTGCTTGGTCATAACGCTTGCAGATCTCTGCATCAAATTTGCTCTAGCTATAAACGTGAGCTCTcaatgactgtttattcttttgctATTTCACCTAACTCCTAACTATGGCCTACATTTCACCATATAATCCATGGCTTGACCATCAAATGTGGAAGCTTGAGTTGAACAGGAGGCCAGTATTCTTCTTCCAAAAGATCAGGGATAACTTGTTTCCGGTCCAAATTGGTAGATCCTAAGCTTACTCGTAAGGCCATTGCGAGAACCATAGGCTTTTCCTCAAATGAGGCAGAAGGTGGCCGGCATGATGTGAGATGATGTCCCCCTACTGCCAGTTATAGAAGGCTCCTACTGGCACGTGACCTCCAAGCTCTCAATACCATCTTGAGAGCAGCAGTGAGCCAGGGATTTCGAAAAGTCAGTACAACATTttaaattataaggctagcagggagcttaagaatgaaattgggagagccagaaggggccatgagaaggccttggcgagcaggattaaggaaaaccccaaggcattccacgtgtatgtgaagagcaagaggataagacatgagagaataggaccaatcaagtgtgacagtggaaaagtgtgtatggagccagaggaggtagcagaggtacttaatgaatactttgtttcagtattcactatagaaaaggaccttggcatttgtagggatgacttacagctgactgaaaagcttaaggatatagacattaagaaggaggatgtgctggagcttttggaaagcatcaagttcgaTAAGTTACCGGGACGGGacgggatataccccaggctactgtgggaagcgagggaggagatttctgagcctctggcaatgatctttgcatcatcaatggggacggaagaggttccggaggattggagggttgcagatgttctcttattcaagtaaaggagtagagataactcggaaaattatagatcagtgagtcttacttcactggttggtaagttgatggaaaagatgctAAGAtttaggatttatgaacattcggagaggcgtaatatgattaggaatagtcagcgtgactttgtcaaaggcaggtcgtgcctttcaagcctgactgaattttttgaggatgtgactaaacacattgatgaaggaagagcagtagatctAGTGTATatcgatttcagcaaggcatttgataaattaccccatgcaaggcttattgagaaagtaaggaggcatgggatccaaggagaccttgctttgtgaatccagaactggcttgcccacagaaggcaaagagtggttgtagacgggtcatattctgcatggagatcggtgaccagtggtgtgcctcagggatctgttctgggaccccatctctttgtaatttttataaatgacctggatgaggaagtggagagatgggttagtaaattcgctgatgacacaaaggttgggggtgttgtggatagtgtggagggctgtcagaggttacagcaggacattgataggatgcaaaactgggctgagaagtggcagatggaattcaacccagataaatgtgaagtggttcattttcgtaggtcaaatatgatggcagaatatagtattaatggtaagatacttggcagtgtggaggatcagaggaatcttggggtccgagtccatcggacactcaaagctgctgcgcagattgactctatggttaagaaagcatacaagctttcatcaatcatgggattgagttcagaagctgagaggtaaagttgcagctatataggacctgagtcagaccccacttgaaatattgtgttcagttctggtcgccttactacaggaaggatgtggaaactataaaaagggttcataggagatttacaaggatgttgcctggattggggagcatgccttatgagaataggttgagtgaactcggcctttcctccttggagcaactgaggatgagaggtgacctgatagaggtgtacaagatgatgagaggcattgattgtgtggatagtcagaggctttttcccagggctgaaatggctaacatgagagagcacaattttaaggtgcttggaagaaggtacagaggagatgtcagggataaggttttttttaaaacacagagagtagtgaatgtgtggaatggactgccagcaacagtggtggaggcagatacaataagctcttttaagagacttttggataggtacatggagcttaaaaaattagagggctatgggcaaccctaggtaatttctaaagtttagcacagcattgtgggccgaagggcctgtattgagctgtaggttttctacttCTTTTTCAAGTGGCTCTGAGCACATCTTTAAATGACATCCTTTAGCTGCCTTGTAATCTCTTTCTTTGAAAGCACTTATAATAGAACAACTATTTCCAGAATCTGGTATTGTGGATGCAAATGATATGATCAACATAACAAGCTGAATATGACTAGGGCCTCAACAATGGAGCGTTGGCTTAGTGAGAGTATTGACACGGGTTTGCTTATCCTTCCACCTTGGTACCTACTGTGGATAATCCTGGATCTAGAATAGGACAAGAATTACTGCTGTCCATAAGACCTTGAGTTCTGTGCCAAGTCTGAGGTTTTATTCTTCAAAAACCCTTTACCACAACTAGCCAAAGACTAAGCTGGCAATTAAAAATTTTATCTTTAGCGCCTGCCTTCACTGAGAGGGGTTCCTGAAGATAtgataaacagtccatgttttccAGGGAGCTTATATATTGTCAGAGGGCAGCGCGGTGCAGTAGAGGCAGATTTGTAAAGGGATACTGAGTAAGAAGGCCAGCTTCTTGTTCTGAGTGGTTTGTCACTTGAGCAGGACCTGATTCCCATTATCCTGAAACTTAGATCTGGTTCCACAGGAAGGTTGCTGGAGGTGAGGTGCGACACTACAGTGAGACGGTCTTGACTGAGATTTACTCCATTGTGTCATGCTGTGTTTCCGAACTTCTGCTGTGTCAAAGACTGTTCATGGAGTCCAGTGATGCAGCATTGTCAAGCTAAGCAGAGGGACTGATGACAGGCACTCAATATTACACCCTGGACTGAGAAGTAAAACAGCATTCATTTGTCTGAAAGGAAGGTGAATGTTGATGTGTTTAATTATCTGTTATCATTATGTTATTTTCTGTTAATTTTTTCTGTATTGCttttattgttttgttttaattatttCAATCTACTAGGAAAATGTTTGAATCCCACTGCAATCAAAGAAATTTAAAAGCAAATTCAGAGCCCTCTGACAGTGGTGAGCTTTCAAAGGCAAAGTGTTCTGTGGGTAAAACTTCAGGATTTGGCACCCAAGGTCTGCTCCAAAGTACGCAGATCCCCCTGCCCTGGAAGGTGCCTTTGGGAGTAGAAAATCGGTTCAGCCAGCTCTTCATGCCCAAAACAAGTCAGTTGAGGTTAGTGGGGGCACCACAGGTAATAAGTCTGAACATTGGGCCACAGGCTGGAGTATTCATCACCACACCTGCTGAAACCTTAGTGGTCAGTCCATGGGTACAAAGCCCAAGGTTCTCTGCTTCCCTACCTGCCGTACAGTTTGCTTTAAACTCATTCCCTCAAATGAGAGAGACTGTCTGTCCAGGTCAAATTAGTCAATCTTTTAGTCCAGTCTTTCTGGGTAATCTCTACTATTCCTTAAAACACATTTCCTTCTCTCTGCTCCAATTAATTCCTATCAGCACAAATGTATAAAACTAGCTTTCATCACATACTTTCAAAAACTATTTTcaaaatctttgcatcatcaatggggacaggagaggttctggaggaatggagggttccagatgttgttcccttattcaagaaagggagtagagatagcccaggaaaatacagaccagtgagtcttacttcactggttggtaagttgatggagaagatcctgagagacaggatttatgaacatttggagaggcataacatgattaggaatagccagcatgggtttgtcaaaggcaggtcgtgccttatgagcctgattgaggatgtgactaaacacattgatgacggtagagccgtagatatagtgtatatggatttcagcaaggcatttgataaggtaccccatgcaaggcttattgagaaagtaaggaggcatgggatccaagctgatcttgctttgtgaatccagaactggcttgtccacagaaggcaaagagtggttgtagacgggtcatattctgcatggaggtcggtgaccagtggtgtgcctcagggatctgttctgggacccttactctttgtgatgtttataaatgacctggatgaggaaatccaaggatgggttagtaaattagcTGATAACACAATGGTTGGGGGTGCCAtagatagtatggagggctgtcagaggttacagtggggcatcaataggatgcaaaactgggttgagaagtggcagatggaattcaacccagataaatgtgaggtggttcattttgggaggtcaaatatgatgacaaaatatagtattaatggtaaaactcttggcagtgtgcaggatcagagggatcttggggtccaagtccataggacactcaaacctgctgcacaggttgactctgtggttaagaaggcatacggtgtatgccttcatcaaatgtgggattgagttcaagagccaagaggtaatgttacagctatataggacctagtcagaccccacttagagtactgtgctcagttctggtcacctcactacaggaagaatgtggatattgtacaatagaaaggatgcagaggatgttgcctggattggggagcatgccttatgagaataagtagggtgaacttggcattttctccttggagaaaaggaggatgagaggtgacctgatacagatgtacaagatgatgagaggcactgatcgcgTGGACTGTTAgaagttttttcccagggctgaaatggctaacacgagaaagcacggttttaaggtggttggaaatagatacagaggagatgtcaggggtaaaagcATCCCCATAGTATGAAGCTACCTTCACCATACCTTATTGTAGGGATGATGTGACCTGGCTGATACGCAGTATTAGATATATGCCACACGTGGTGCTTGGTGTTGAGGCCACAAAGTTTTACTTTAATCTCTtccaaccacaagaccttcttccacatctttacaggaTCTTCTAAGTGATGTTTTGCAAATACTTCATGGGGAAGGATATGCTTTATTTTTAagtcagggcttcttccttgccactcttacATAAATATCCTTTacgtgcaaggccttagagattgtggagccatgagcttcatctccagttgcagccactgtcttctgcagctcactcagagtgactgttggtttCAGAGTAGTTTCTCTTACAACTGCCATCCTTCTCCATCAACTAAGTTTAGAAGGGAAGCCTGATCTAGGCAGCGTGGttgttttcatattttttccCAATTTTTCACATTggactgcactgaactgaggtaTGTTCAGTCTTgaacccttccccagatttgtactTGTCTATTATCagttccctgacttgtcttgaatattcttttgtcttcattttggtttggtctgttgaaaatctaccatattgttggaccttacagacagaggggatATTTATTGTTTTGAATTCATTGAAAATAAGTGATCCTCCAATTTCTTACAACAATAAATTTGGTCAGTTGGTAAAGTAATACTATATATtccacctgaggaaagttagcgtagttattacaaaggggatgaatacttcctCACTCTCACAATTTTggcttttaatttttagtaaattattCACGGCTTTTggattttttcttttgatttgacatgatgcacaacaTTTTGTAGTTTCACACAAAAAATCTTACTTAATTATATTTTaagtttagaaaatgagacagtaaaatatgaaaatagctgtggggactgaatactttttcCAAAGCATTGTATCATGAATTATTCCAATAAAAGCCATGAGATTCTGATCTCAAGGTGAAGGGCAACACAATCAAAGATTCCATTACATTAATATTGTTAACGTTTACTTAAATTATCCTTTCAAAAATTTTTTGTATTTGTttcaggtacatctttggaccagcTATTGTAGAACTACCATCCACTGTGAGAAATGAAATCAATGGTAAAAACAACGACATTAAGCATGAGGCTACATTTCACAACAAAAAGGACAAAACCAACAATATTGTTGCTTCAACTTTGGACAAAGTAATAAACCTGGAAGAACAAGATACAGAAATAGAAATAagggaaagtaatgcattgaagaAAAATATTGTATCTGTCCAAAATAAGATAGCTGAAGATGTTAAAGACAACACTAATAATGATGCAACAAACATGCTGAATAATAACCAAGTACATCAAGTGTCAATTGGAGCTGCTgcacaccccactgatacaaatAATTGCTCCTTGTACAATATAAAAGCTATGAATAAAAATGAACAGGTACCTCACCATGGCTCAGGAACTGAAAATGATTGTCCAACAATCAATGGACTCTCTACACATTGTCCCACAGAAGTTAGCGCTGTTGCTCTGGAAGAAGAGAAAGTAGCAGACAATCATGAAATTGCCAACATGAATAATGATAAATTGTCACCCAGGGAAAACGAAGTGTACCAAAACAATGTGAAAACTGACCCTGAAGAAATCAAAGCTTTATCCAACCCATCTTCTAATCAAAATCCAAATGTCTTAAATGGACACAAAGATCTAGAAGGCACTCCTTCTGCCATTGATGGTAAATTCAGCAGGAGTTTGCTTGAAGAGAAATTCAGGCTGGAGTTTCAGGATGCAGAGGTGGCAGCTGCCCTTGCAGCACTGGAGGCTGCGACTGCTGGGGAAGATGATGAGCTGGAGGACTGAGTCATCTGTGTCATTGAACCAGAGTGGACCTGATGACTGTAACATAAAGTTGGGTTTCAAATGACAGTGCAAGGCACTTCAAGATCCTGAAGAGTCTGATTGATATATTAGaaagttattttttttaatacacagaAGTATTCAAAAAGATAGACAGATAATCCTTGGGTCTGCAGTTGTAGCATAAATGTGGGAGAACAAGGATCTTGCAGCATGACTGGTTCAGTTGGAGTATCTGTGAATGAGATCTTGGACACTTATATTGGGTACTCTCACTAATTCAGTTACAGTTTAGGTTCCTATTAGGGAGCAAAGCATTCAAAAGATGATGCAACAGAAGTTACACGGGGAACGCTGGCAGTATCCTCCTCAAAATTGTAGGGTAGAATGACTGGCTCCTTTATTTATTCACAGGAATTGAGCATTGTTGGCAAGGGCATTTTTTTTAGAGGGTATTGGTGAATGGCCCTTTTGAAATGATGCAGTCCAAGTAATGATGGTACTTCCACAGTGGTGTTGCATAGGGAGTTCCTGACAGAAAAATTACCTGTTAAATTGTTTTGTCTTCTTTGATTGAATTAGATATGATACACTATACTGATGTTTTCCCATAAGGATATTGATTATATGAAAAGATTGTGTGTGTTTTAATGCAGTAGAAATGAGAACATAGGGTCTTACCGCTTATATCAGGTATGCATTTCTTTGGTATGTGCAAAGATCTTTGTTCCATTATTAGATGTAAAACAACTTCATTCAAAGTCAAACAAATTTAATAAATATTGTATCTTAATTCACTGAGCTAGAGAAAGGTCTGAAATCCAATAGCATGTGATAGGTTGGTCCACAACAGCAATCATAGAATGAAAAATTAAAATTTGCACTGCATCCTATAGTAAAAATACATGTGACTGGAATATTAATCAAAGCAAATGAGGAATGTAACAAAGTAATTTCACAGCTTGATAAGAAGCAAACTAATGTGTAGGTCTAGATATTTCTGTCTGAAAATAGATGGAACATTTAAACAGGGACTTTAGAAGTGATATCATTGCAGGACAATTAAGTCATATGTTTGGCTTTTACAAGTTCTAAGCTGCAAGTGATGTGGACTGTCTTATTGAAACTGCCACAAATGATTATTTAATTTACCAGAAGCCATGAAAAGTTTTGTATATACTGCAATATATGTGTTACATATTTATCAGTTGTGAATGAAAACTCATTATTCTCACAGGAAATGGCAATCAGCATTCTGAACTAGAAGTTCGGGAGAGTTCAGCTGAGAATTTTATACAATATATGGatattcaatatattttaaatagcAGTTTGAAATATGTAATTTTTTCTACAACTAATATTTTATGTGATGTTCATAATGCAGCATGCTTGGGTTTGTTAACAAGTATcagcaaagaaaataaattaatcaCTTTTACACTTAAAACTCTGTTAAATGTGAAAAATATTCACCTAcacaacaaaacatgaaaagaACTATCAAGTGTTAAAAATTAAAACAATCTAGCATGCAATAAAACATTTTCTGGAAGTTCAAATCTACCAACACATCATATAATACACTTTGGGAGATTCCCATAGGAACATCATGATCTCTTCATCATACTTGGCATTTTTTGTAATATTTTCCAAAGGTTTAACTAAGTGTCAAGATATTTACTGTAAACATCAAGTACTGCCAGATTCTAAGCACAAAATTAAGTCAACAGTCTATCACTCTGGAGATACGATAGAGGACCCGCACAAAATGTAGGAGCCCATCTCTGCTATTTAATTTTGATTCCAAATTACTCCCTATGTTTCCATGAATATATGAAATATTCTTATATATTTGGCATATTCTTATTAGTGGATTGCATCCTTGTTTATACCAAAATAGTTGCCATTAGAGAAAGTTGGCTGACAATAAGGTATTAAGACATTACAATATGGGCTCACCAGGGGTGAAATCAGGCTGTAATAATTatggaaacacaagagactgcaagtggtgtaatcagaagcaaaacaaaaacaatctgctagaggaactcagtggatcagacaCCATCTGCGGAGGCAAGGGGATGATCGATATTTTGGGGCTGAGAGTGTCGAGGGGAGATAGCAAGTATAAAGAggaaagagggaagggggaggtaggggatggaaccaggtgagggggataaTGAGCATATGGAACCAGATAGGGAGAGACAATGagcaatctgttggaggaacttaacgggtcaagcagcatcaataggAGGAAAGGAGTTATTAGCATTTCAGGTaaaaaccctacatcaggactgagtgTGAAGAGACAGGATAGCTAGTACAAAATTGGAGAACTTCATATCATTGGGTTGTAAACTACTCAGGCAAATGCTGTTACTCCAATGTGCATTGGGCTTCACCCTGGCAGTGGAGAAGGGCAAGAATGAACAAGTCagtgtgggaaggggaagggaattGAAATGGCATGCAACTGAGAATTTGGGCTGGCCACTGCACTCTCTCAGAATCGTTGCAGGATTTAAACCCAAAATATCAACATTGACTTCCCACAAATGCTGCtcaccttgctgagttcctacagcagatTGTTGCTTGAACAATAAAATGAATACAGGAACAGACTCAAAATTTACTTTGTTGTGGGTAGCAGGAGAAACTGATAGTGATGTTAAACCTTACGCGGAACACCTTCACCAGAAGAAGTGCTATTGAGGTGACTCACAATCTTCTTCTCAAAGGCAATTAGAGATTCTGGCCTACAGTGACACCCAGATCTCAAAAAGGGATTAAAATAAAGAGCACCAGCCAAAAATAATTAGTAAAGttcaaaagcaaaagaaaaagatTAAAATTACTTAAATCAAAGGAGGAACCTATAAATAAAAGGAGGGAGCAcgaatcattttcctgaatgaCAGTTTAGAAAATACAAGGTGATAAAACAAGACACAAGATCATACATCTACACCATGCAATGATTTCCACTTGAAGTTTAATGATTAATTTGAAGATACATTCGTTATAATGCACATATCAGTTTAACAACTATGGCACTGAAATGGAAGAATGGAAGATTGGATGCCAT
This window encodes:
- the LOC132404681 gene encoding uncharacterized protein LOC132404681; this encodes MGCRCCRMIKRYIFGPAIVELPSTVRNEINGKNNDIKHEATFHNKKDKTNNIVASTLDKVINLEEQDTEIEIRESNALKKNIVSVQNKIAEDVKDNTNNDATNMLNNNQVHQVSIGAAAHPTDTNNCSLYNIKAMNKNEQVPHHGSGTENDCPTINGLSTHCPTEVSAVALEEEKVADNHEIANMNNDKLSPRENEVYQNNVKTDPEEIKALSNPSSNQNPNVLNGHKDLEGTPSAIDGKFSRSLLEEKFRLEFQDAEVAAALAALEAATAGEDDELED